In Mya arenaria isolate MELC-2E11 chromosome 1, ASM2691426v1, the genomic stretch ggtgttgttttggttgtttttgtttggttgttgttgtCTATGATGTAGTTGTTTTATGACTTCCAACCCTTGCCATGATTTTCGGTCAGTGTGTCCATATCAACCCAGGATTGATATTGAAATACCAAAATTCGTAGTGTTACGAGTTTTTGTAATGACTTCCAAAATGTGCCCGAGTTTAGAAATCACTTCCAAAATTTGTTGCTGCCAAAATACGGTAACATATTGGTAGGGCTTATATCTGacaaagttatttaaaatgtaaaactttaATAACTGCTTgaatattttagctaaatcatGAAGTGATTGCCTTCCTTATATTATACACATACAGTAGTGACGTCATTATTCAAAGTGTACACAAAAATATCAGATGACAGGAAATTAACGGTGGAATTTTGTTCcagatataattattatgttatattgtttaccttgttaaatttgtttaattaaatgaatcaaaaacattttaaaacttttttatgtacttaattttgttcggtataataaaataaatatcatatggcagcatgtgtgacattgatattgtcaacccgagaGCAAAATGTCACCCGAGGCgatatgatatttatacaaTCTATTCAAGTAGCATTTTACACTTTTGCTCAAACGTTTGGCGGCGGAACTTTTCTATCACGTAAAGAAAAAACTTCTTATTTGTTCTAGCTGTGGCACCCGATCTCAATCACTCCAACGACGATGACGTCAATCCTTACGTCAGATACGAGTACGAGGACGAGGAAGAGAAGGAACGCCAGCCTTGTCAGAACACTTCTGATTCCAAACTCAACCCTATATACATCGCCGTGCCTATAGCGGGTGTGTGCGTGTTGTTAGGTCTCATAATATTCGCCATGTACTTGTTACGGCGGCGTAACGATATGTATGCTCAATATGACGCCTATAGATACCAGGAACACATGGCAACACTCGCAAATAAGCAGAACGAGGCGAAAATGACTCAAAGTTGCGAAACCCCGAATAGGTGTACGGACAGTGAACGGTTCTCAGGGAAGTGAAACAAAGTTATTCCTGAATAAGTGAAACTTTCATTCGTCGCTAATGTCTTGTTCAACGTGTATACGACATCAGTTGGTAAGTTGGAAAGCTGTTTCGGCTGGAGCTGATACAATTGTGTGGGCTGCAACTTCCCTTTTACTGTGCAAACTACGGTAGACTGCGCCTTGTACAGTGCGCACTAAGGTAGACTGCGCATACCGTCTGCTGCAGTTCCCCTTGTACAGTGCGCACTAAGGTAGACTGCGCATACCGTCTGCTGCAGTTCCCCTTGTAAAGTGCGCACTAAGGTAGACTGCGCATACCGTCTGCTGCAGTTCCCCTTGTACAGTGCGCACTAAGTAGACTGCGCATACCGTCTGCTGCAGTTCCCTTGAACAGCGCGCACTAAGATAGACTGCGCATACCGTCTGCTGCAGTTCCCATTGTACAGTGCGCACTAAGGTAAACTGCGCATACCGTCTGCTGCAGTTCCCTTTGTACTGTGCGCACTAAGGTAGACTGCGCATACCGTATGTTGGTGAAGGGTTCTCTTTGTATATCGCGATGATATGACTTTTACTCGGACGATTCGGCATATGGATCGATTGCAGATAGAACCGGACAAAGGGGAGTTGtcttttaatacaaaatgaatacagcaaAGACAAATAAGTCAGTTGCAATTTTCAGATTTCGAAGTATTTGTGTCGATAGGAAAGGCTTTTGATGTTGGTGGTGGTTGTAATGAATGCAGACTATATGTAAAGCATTAAGAGaacactgttttaaacatttgctgTGACTTATTATGgacaataattgtaaataattattagaTTAGTATACCAAAAAGACCGCATTCGCGTGTTATTACAAATGTGTAACCCAAGAACAATGACGCGTAAAACCATGGGCGTCGAAGTGGCTCAACAGTTACATTACTATAATGGCATTGATATAGctgtaatgtatacatgttgttGTATTCCAAAGTAAAGATACACGTGTAGAATACAGTTGCAGATAAACCTTCCGCGCCAAACTATAGCTACAGCTGTTTATTCACTGCAGTCGTTGATATTTTAGTTACAGCTGTAGCTATAAATTCACAGCTGTAGCCATATTTTGGGTTTTACTGGTGTCGATACTTTCATTTGTAAGCCACTGGATACGTCTATTAAACtgacaacatattttacaaagcaACCACGTAACGGCTTGGAAGGCTTGGCAGTTCTCGAGGACATATCCCGCACTAAGTCATATAGAAAGAACCAAGTGACAAGTCTTGAAACACGTTTCTAAAGTTTAATATTGTACAATGGaaacaattattgatttaattaaGACCACGTTATCAAATATACGACTTTTCTAATTTATATAATGAGATTTTTTGATGGCAAACGTCGCTGTGACATGTACTATGGGATCACGCGGTGTTTAGGCGGTTTCCTGCTCAGGGAAATATTCTATTATTCTGTTGTATATAAACCATGATTtcttatgaacatatttaacGCATTGTCCATAAGCCCTTTGTTTTTGTGCTCGTTACATTCATCTACTGTTATGGACTCACGTAGATTTTGCAGACAACTCGTAGTGCCGATGGtattatctgaaataaaacCTGAATGTTTCAGCTATAtgcctaacttggtaatatcacgtgataacatcgactagccaatcacccataaggaatgaattctactaggtagacatacctagtaatcttttggaaaaatacgaaaaatatgataaattcaTTGTTAACTATTTGGTACttaagttagtaagtttcaatgcattgtacacatcgataccacgggtatgtcagttttcgtcaattttctttttttccgctatttcatcataaggagtacagcccctttaaagtaATTTGTTGTAAACATATTCATGATTTTAAGAAAGATAAAGAGAAAAGCTTGCTATTTTTATGGTGGCATGTTACTGTCGTATTATAACCTGTCgaattgttttgactttattttcgcgataattatccaACTGGTTATCTACTTATGATTTTCGAATTTCACTTAGTaactggtaacacgaatcttatctagttaaccattTTTATGTTagttattaagtggaattcgcataccataactagttaacctgcTAGTCTTTTGACATTAATCTTACGAAAACAGTTTCGCGAATGTTAACTAGATAGCTGGATAATTGTTGCGGAAATTAACTGGTTGACATCAAACAAATCACGTACGTTAACGGCatttacggcagttatatgcaaCCATAATTCGTTGATCAAatcatttcaacatattttttacgAAAATTATTTCAGTTATGTACTCAGTTtagttattttacaatttaatttaacaaccAATGAACCATTTAGTATATCTAATCATTTTCGACcctttttgcattgttttatcatatgtTAATGAACAGTAATGTGTTATGCTCAGTGACTTCAGTTTTGTCACAGTGTGTCATGTTGTCGTATGTTTTGTCTTGATGGATGACCGACAAAGTATTAGAATGATTTGTATGTGGTACTTGGTATGGTTATATGGTATGTGCcactataaaatatatgaaaatatacccGTGTTCTTGTTATTCGTGTTATATCATCTTTGCACGTGAACATTACGAGAACAACAAGCTTACTATAACAAGACAACTAGAAGCAttcgtggacaagacaactagaAGCATTCGTGGACAAGACAACCAGAAGCAttcgtggacaagacaactacaagcattcgtggacaagacaactacaagcatacgtggacaagacaactacaagcgtACGTgtacaagacaactacaagcatacttggataagacaactacaagcatacgtggacaagacaactacaagcatacgtggacaagacaactacaagcattcgtggacaagacaactacaagcatacgtggacaagacaactacaagcatacgtggataagacaactacaagcatacgtggacaagacaactacaagcatacttggataagacaactacaagcatacttggataagacaactacaagcatacttggataagacaactacaagcatacttggataagacaactacaagcatacgtggataagacaactacaagcatacttggataagacaactacaagcatacgtggataagacaactacaagcatacttggataagacaactacaagcatacttggataagacaactacaagcatacgtggataagacaactacaagcatacgtggacaagacaactacaagcatacgtggacaagacaactacaagcatacttggataagacaactacaagcatacgtggacaagacaactacaagcatacttggataagacaactacaagcatacttggataagacaactacaagcatacttggataagacaaactacaagcatacttggataaGAAACTACAAGCATCGTGGATAAGACAACTATAAGCATACTTGGATAAGAaaactacaagcatacttggataagacaactacaagcatacttggacaagacaactacaagcatacttggataagacaactacaagcatacgtggacaagacaactacaagcatacgtggacaagacaactacaagcatacttggataagacaactacaagcatacgtgtacaagacaactacaagcattcttgaacaagacaactacaagcatacttggataagacaactacaagcatacgtggacaagacaactacaagcatacttggacaagacaactacaagcatacttggataagacaactacaagcatacgtggacaagacaactacaagcattcttgaacaagacaactacaagcatacttggataagacaactacaagcatacttggataagacaactacaagcatacttggacaagacaactacaagcatacgtggataagacaactacaagcatacgtggacaagacaactacaagcatacttggataagacaactacaagcatacgtggataagacaact encodes the following:
- the LOC128229675 gene encoding BMP and activin membrane-bound inhibitor homolog; amino-acid sequence: MDIRLVLDMVFLWILSFPIVKGKIRCACSTLDCYAERRKFCEADTQCYVENLSSVVTRGCIDDKTPILCDNRKSTKLAHLDFPLLYCCKEEFCNRRVVPTEQPSVAPDLNHSNDDDVNPYVRYEYEDEEEKERQPCQNTSDSKLNPIYIAVPIAGVCVLLGLIIFAMYLLRRRNDMYAQYDAYRYQEHMATLANKQNEAKMTQSCETPNRCTDSERFSGK